A genomic segment from Glycine soja cultivar W05 chromosome 18, ASM419377v2, whole genome shotgun sequence encodes:
- the LOC114396323 gene encoding tabersonine 16-hydroxylase 2-like, translating into MAEMMKNPKVMKKAEAEVREVFNMKVRVDENCINEIKYLKLVVKETLRLLPPIPLLLPRECGQTCEIHGYLIPAKSKVIVNAWAIGRDPNYWTEPERIYPERFIDSTIDYKQSNFEYIPFGVGRRICPGSTFASRIIELALAKLLYHFDWKFPNGMISEE; encoded by the coding sequence ATGGCTGAAATGATGAAGAATCCAAAAGTAATGAAGAAAGCAGAAGCTGAGGTGAGAGAGGTCTTCAATATGAAAGTCAGGGTTGATGAGAATTGCATCAATGAAATCAAATATTTGAAACTAGTTGTTAAAGAGACCCTGAGATTACTCCCTCCAATTCCTCTTTTGCTTCCAAGAGAATGTGGTCAAACATGTGAGATACATGGTTATCTCATACCAGCCAAAAGCAAGGTCATAGTCAATGCTTGGGCAATTGGAAGAGATCCAAACTATTGGACTGAACCAGAGAGGATTTATCCGGAGAGATTCATTGATAGCACTATTGACTACAAACAGAGTAATTTTGAGTACATTCCTTTTGGTGTTGGAAGAAGGATATGCCCAGGAAGcacatttgcttcaagaattattGAACTGGCCCTTGCAAAGTTGTTGTATCACTTTGATTGGAAGTTTCCAAATGGAATGATAAGTGAAGAATAG